The sequence below is a genomic window from Bradyrhizobium septentrionale.
GAAGCGCTCGAACGAGCGTTCCGGCGTCAGAAGCGGCGGGCAAGCGCGGGGGTCGATGGGATCACGGTGACGGATTACGAACAGAACCTAGTGAGCAATCTCGAGGAGCTCTGTCAACGAATCCACACCAACCGATACCGGCCGCAGCCGGTCAGGCGTGTACATATCCCGAAGGCAGATGGTGGACGGCGTCCACTCGGCGTGCCAACGCTGGAAGACAAAATCGTTCAAGGCGCGGTCGCCGAGGTGCTGAGCAGCATCTACGAAGTCGACTTCATGGGGTTCTCCTACGGCTTTCGGCCGGGGCGTAACCCACATCAGGCTCTCTCAGCATTGCATACAGCGATCATGAGCCAGTACGTGAACTGGGTGCTCGATGCCGACATTCGCAACTTCTACGACTCGATTGATCACGAGTGGCTGATGCGGATGGTGGCGCACAGGATTGCCGACCCTCGGATCCTCCGGCTCATTCGGATGTGGCTCGAGGCCGGTACCCTTGAGAGCGGAGAATGGTACGAAACGGACAAGGGGACACCGCAAGGGGCGGGCATCAGCCCGTGCCTCGCCAACATCGTCTTGCACTACGCCCTCGATCTCTGGGTGCATCAATGGCGCCGTCGGCACGCGAGCGGTCGGGTATCGATCGTGAGGTATGCCGATGACTTCGTGATGGGCTTCGAACGGCTGGCGGATGCCCGACGCATGATGGCAGACCTCAAGGAGCGACTGGCGCGCTTCGGCCTGGCACTCCACGAGGACAAGACGCGGCTCATCGAGTTCGGCCGTTTACCGGCCATGGCTCGACGACAACGCGGCGCACGGCGTCTAGATACATTCGCCTTCCTCGGCCTCACCCACTACTCTGGGTGGACCAGGGACGGCAGATTTATCGTAAAACGCAAAACGCAGAGCAAACGCATGACGCGAAAGCTGAAGGCGTTGCGGCAGGAAGCGTGGCAGATCATGCATGCCCCGATGGCGACACAGCATCGCTGGTACTCCAGCGTGCTGCGCGGCCACTACGGCTACTATGGCGTCCCACACAACTGGCGCGCTCTCAACGGATTCCTACAGGAGGTCCGGCGCATCTGGTTCACCTGCCTCAGGCGGCGGAGCCAGAAGAACCGGGACAAGGGCTGGGACTGGTTTGAGACTGTGGAAGCGCGTTTTCCCTTACCCCGGGCACGTGTCGTTCACTCATGGGCGTAGGAGCAAACCGATGCGGGTGACTCTCGAGAAGAGCCGGGTGCGGGAAATCTGCATGCCCGGATCTGTGAGGGCGAAGCCGAATGGCTTAGCTACTCGACCATCCCCGATGACCGTCGCGGAATTGGTTGCCCTCTTGCTCACAAAACCGCAGGATTTGCCGGTTGCCTATAGTCTTTGCTCCGAGCAGTGCCTGCTGAGCGTTGATATGCGATGCATCGTCGGTCTTGTCGGTGACGGTGAGCCCTACGTTGCACTTTGTGCAGGTGGCCGTGAGCGCGTCGTTAGACATTCGTTATGGTTCCGTTGAAAGAGAGGCCGCAAGGCTGCGGCCGCCCGATCAGAGTATACAGAGGCGCACGCGACATCGGCGCGGATATAACAAGGGCCGCTCAAATGGCGACCCTTAGCATTACGAAAATTCGAACTCAAGCTTCGCTTTGGTTTTCGGCTTTGCGTCCGAAACTACAATGCGCACGTTTTCTCCCAGCGCGTTGAGAAGGTTGAATAGACGCTCATATGAAAATCCGTCAAAATTCCCACGCATCAGTCGCGACACATCGGGCTGCGCAATCCCGATCACCTTCGCGGCCTGTGATTGTGTGAGCCCCTTTGATCGAATGATCGCGGCAATGCCGAGCACAAGGTCAGCCTTGGCAAGATGCATTTCTGCATCCGGCACGCCGATGTCGGCGAAAACATTACCGCTGCCTTTTGTGCTTCTTGCCTTGCTCATTTGCTTTCTCCGCGTGTAGCTCGATTGCTGTCTTCAGCCGAGCGCGTATCAGATCCTTATCGCTCTCGGATGTCTTTTTGCCTTTGGTGGATTTCTTTTGAAAGGCGTGGAGTACGTATATGGCGCCTTTCAGCTGAACCGTGTAGACAGCCCGGAACGGGTCTCCATCAAAATTAGACGTGATTTGGAGGACGCTAGCTCCGCCAAAAACCTTTCAGCGGCTTTACATTTTCACCTTTTTCGCCCTTCTGGGCAGCGCGGAGCGCAAAACCGATCTCCTTCTTGCAGGGAAGGGGAAAGGCGGAAAGATCTTCAAGCGACGAGCCGACGAACTCGAGGGATACATCCACCTTGCTTTCGGATGCCTTTATAGCAGATTTACTATTGGCCATGTCAACGGAAATGTTTGGGGTTTGGTTCCCAGGAAAATTTGCGGCGAATCCGGTTGTTTGGCGCGTCAGATACAATCGCAATGGTGGCGCGACCGCAACGGAAGCAGCCAGCCAGGCTTGGGCGGTCGCGAGCTCACGATCCGGCAGCAAGGTGACGACCCGGCGCCTTTCCAGGTTGCAGATGATACTGGCGTATCGGTGATTGCGCCGCCAGGCCCAGTCATCAATGCCTATAACCCTGAGCGGGTCGGACGGCGAACGGCTGCGGCGTCGCACGACACGCAGGAGCGTGTCCTTGCTCGTAGCACGCACTCTCTACAACAAACCCACGCGGCACCAGCCTGGAGCGGTGGAGTGCTTGCGGCATGGCGCTGATTCTTCCCGCAATTAATGCGCCAGAGATCCCTCGAACTGCATCAAAAGTGATGGTGTGGAACGGCCCTTCGAACCGGCATCAAAAGTGCCTAACGTGGTCGCTTCGAGAGGCGCCACAAGGGAAGGACCGTTCCAATGGAGAAGATTATCACAGTAGGTTTGGATTTGGCTAAGTCGATCTTCCAAGTGCACGGGATCGGCAACGACGGGAGAGTATTGGTTCGCCGCATGTTGCGACGATCGCAGGTGCAGCCATTCTTTCGAGCGCTCTCCTCTTGCCTGGTCGGCATGGAGGCTTGTGCGAGTGCACATCATTGGGCGCGCGAAATCGCGGCCCTGGGGCATTCGGTCCGCATGATGCCACCGGCCTATGTGAAGCCTTATGGTGCGCCCCGACGGCGCGCATTACCAGTGGAGGAAGGATCCACCCAGAGAATTGTCGATTGATCTGGTAGCTGACGAGCGGTTTGGACGAGCAATCGGACGGATCGAAGCCTCGTGACAAAGGTCGCTTTTGGCGGCCGAGCAATCCAGCGGGCCGTAACGTGAGTGAAGCCTGAGCACGCCTCGAAAGTTACGATGTGAATGCCGACCCGATCGTATGGCGGGGAAGGCCGCGCTGACAGGGAAGCAATCGACGCATGCACCTGTCCGGTTCACCGGGGTAATGGGCACGGCACGCCGGAAAGGTAGTGCGGGTAATCGGGGGAGACCCGTCTTGGTCGAAGGTCGCGCCTTCAGCATCGAGTAGTCGATGGACCGGACGGGAGTCGGACAGGGTCGTAGTACTGATGAAACCGGGTAATTCCGGCGGAGGAAAGGACCCTGACTTCAGGTGCGCTTTTGAAGATGGCGAGGGAATGGGTCGATTGGCGATGAGCCTACAAACGCCCGATAAGATCAGGAGCCTTCAGAGAAAGCGTTATTGCAAGGCGAAGGCGGAGCCTGCCTTCCGTTTCTATGTGCTGTACGACAAGATCTGCCGCGAGGACATTCTGAGCCATGCCTACAAGCTGGCCCGCGCCAACGCGGGTGCGCCAGGAGTGGACGGAACAACTTTCGAGCAAATCGACGCGTCGGGACTCGAAGCATGGTTGGCCGGCCTGCGCGATGAACTCGTCACGAAGACTTACCGGCCCGATCCGGTGCGGCGGGTGATGATCCCGAAGCCCGGCGGCGGCGAACGTCCACTCGGTATCCCAACAATCCGGGACCGGGTCGTCCAAGCTGCCGCAAAGATCGTGCTGGAACCGATCTTCGAGGCGGATTTTGAGGACGGTGCTTATGGATATCGCCCGCGTCGTAACGCGGTCGATGCAGTCAAGGAAGTG
It includes:
- the ltrA gene encoding group II intron reverse transcriptase/maturase, whose amino-acid sequence is MPPNLARVNAAARKAARTQFTALLHHVNVEALERAFRRQKRRASAGVDGITVTDYEQNLVSNLEELCQRIHTNRYRPQPVRRVHIPKADGGRRPLGVPTLEDKIVQGAVAEVLSSIYEVDFMGFSYGFRPGRNPHQALSALHTAIMSQYVNWVLDADIRNFYDSIDHEWLMRMVAHRIADPRILRLIRMWLEAGTLESGEWYETDKGTPQGAGISPCLANIVLHYALDLWVHQWRRRHASGRVSIVRYADDFVMGFERLADARRMMADLKERLARFGLALHEDKTRLIEFGRLPAMARRQRGARRLDTFAFLGLTHYSGWTRDGRFIVKRKTQSKRMTRKLKALRQEAWQIMHAPMATQHRWYSSVLRGHYGYYGVPHNWRALNGFLQEVRRIWFTCLRRRSQKNRDKGWDWFETVEARFPLPRARVVHSWA
- a CDS encoding helix-turn-helix domain-containing protein, with protein sequence MSKARSTKGSGNVFADIGVPDAEMHLAKADLVLGIAAIIRSKGLTQSQAAKVIGIAQPDVSRLMRGNFDGFSYERLFNLLNALGENVRIVVSDAKPKTKAKLEFEFS
- a CDS encoding type II toxin-antitoxin system RelE/ParE family toxin, whose translation is MTSNFDGDPFRAVYTVQLKGAIYVLHAFQKKSTKGKKTSESDKDLIRARLKTAIELHAEKANEQGKKHKRQR